The Eubalaena glacialis isolate mEubGla1 chromosome 16, mEubGla1.1.hap2.+ XY, whole genome shotgun sequence genome segment CTGACTCACCGCTCTTCGCTCTCGCCGAGTAGCAAGTCGGTCCAGAAGCCGCGCCACAGCCATGGCTTTTAAAGATACCGGAAAGACTCCCGTGGAGCCCGAGGTGGCGATTCACCAGGTTAGAATCACCCTCACCAGCCTCAACGTGAAGTCTTTGGAGAAGGTATGTGCTGACCTGATCAGAGGCGCGAAGGAAAAGAATCTCAAAGTGAAAGGACCGGTTCGGATGCCTACAAAGACTCTGAGAATAACTAGAAGGAAAACTCCTTGTAGTGAAGGTTCTAAGACTTGGGATCGTTTCCAGATGAGGATCCACAAGCGACTCATTGACCTGCACAGTCCTTCTGAGATTGTCAAGCAGATCACTTCCATCAGTACTGAGCCAGGAGTCGAGGTTGAAGTCACCATTGCAGATGCTTAAatcaacatttttaataaattgttaaccagttgttaaaaaaaaaaaaaattgctcactTATGTCTCGGTGATATCAAGGcagatgttttt includes the following:
- the LOC133076485 gene encoding small ribosomal subunit protein uS10-like, translated to MAFKDTGKTPVEPEVAIHQVRITLTSLNVKSLEKVCADLIRGAKEKNLKVKGPVRMPTKTLRITRRKTPCSEGSKTWDRFQMRIHKRLIDLHSPSEIVKQITSISTEPGVEVEVTIADA